The genomic stretch TTAGAGGAATTATTGTGAAATTAAGGAAACATCAGCAGGAAATGTCTGATCTTTGTGATCGTATCAATAATGGTGAACCTATCCGGGAAATTATTTGTGATGTTACCCCTGGAGGAGGAAAGACTGGGCTCGGTATTATTGCTGCCAAGAAACTTACAAGAGGATTTTGTGACAAAGTTGCTGTATTTGTTCCCAGGAACACTCTGAAGTATCAATTTGAAAGTGACATGATAGATCCTTTCTTTGAATCTGATAGAACAATAAGAGCTGCAGACAACACACCGGACCCATCAAGAGGACTGGACGGGTTCTCCACCACCTACCAGGGATTGTCCAGCAATCCGGAAAGTATGATCAATGACTTTGAGAAACATAAATATATAAAAATATGTGACGAATTCCACCATATCTCTGATGACGGAGAATGGGAAAAACCGTTAAATGTTTTAAGGGACCTTTCTAAACTCAATATTTACATGACCGGAACAGCTTTTAGACAGAAAGACCGGATATCCTTCCTTCCATACGGAGACAATGGCTATCTGGACCGTAGAGAAACGCCATACAGGAAGTTTCTCACCTATACTCGTACCGATGCCCTGGAAGAGAATGCAATCGTTCCTATCGAGTTTGAGACAATAGATGGTTCTGGAAGATACCGGAAGAATGATAAAATTATTTCATTTAACACAATTGAACATAAAGATCTTGAAGCTGCCTTGAAGAGTGACTATGCCTTTCAATTGATAGATCATGGATTAGACAAATTCATGACTTTCAGAAAGTACAATCCCGATGCAAAGATGATCATTGTTGGAAGGGATATTGCCACCACTCAATTATATTGTGACCATGTTAATAAAAGGATAAATTCAAATTCTGTTTCATCTGATGATAAAGACTCTGTTGATATTATCAATAGATTCAAAGCTGGAGAATTCCCGGTCCTTTGTGGAACCGGTATACCCTATGAAGGTTTGAATGTCCCTGATTGTTCTGACATGGTAGCTTTGACTCATATCAGAAGTATTAGCTGGTTGTCTCAAATGACTGCAAGAGCTGTCAGAGTAACCCCTTGGAAGACTATAGCTCGCATAACTGCACCTGCAGATCCGGAATTTCTTCAATTTATGTCTGCTTTGATAAATGAGCAAGAACAAATATGCGGATCATCTGAAGAGGATGAAAGGAATAAAAAAGGTAAAGGGACCCCTAAACATGGTATTGAAATTATACAAGGAAGTGCTCATATTCCTCCTTCTGCAAAAGAGAAGATAGTCCGGGAAGAATTGAATTTAAGGATAAACAGATATATAAGCGAACAATCAACAAAGATAATCAACGGAAAAAAAACTTTTGTTCATACTGAATCTATGACCAGGAGGAAAATTCTCTGGTACAGGATATATATAAAAATAGGTAGAAAATGCCAACTCAAGGAAATGACTATGCCAGAAATGGATTTAGCTCTCAATCTCATTATAGACTTGACAAGTAAGTGAACTAGTGTATATTTAGATATAGGAGAACAAGAAGAGAATTTAAATATTTTAAAAAGGGAATAGAATGAGTATTATTGAAAAGTTAATACCTGATGTGTAAACTAATAAAATCGATATAGATAGAAAGGTTAAAACAGCTCATTCATATCCTCCCATGAGAATATAAGCATCCGGTTCATTATCCCTGTTATAGAGCTCTAAAGATGTTCTGACTGCGATTGATTTATAGTCATAATCTGCAACATCTGAGCAAATATACATTTTTACCCAAAGGTTCTCGCCGGGAGCTGTGCCAACCGGGAAGAAGTAAATATGAAGCGGTTCAGGCCCCAGGGCTTATCCTGGACGGTTATCACACTGGATGCTGATACAAGGTCTTTACCGTCTGATACGGCTACTGTGATGATGTATGACTGTTCAACGTCCGGAGACTTTGAGAAAGTTAAGCTCTCTGAATCTCCGCAGCTCTCCCCGTCTACCGTCCAGCAGTAGAAATGATAGAAGTCATCCTGGTCATCGATTGTCACTGTAAAAGTCACGGATGCACCATTTGAAATCATCGAAGATCCTGGGAGCAATTTAATAACAGGGATGAAATTCTCTGCCTCAATTATTGGCTCTTCAATGATTTCCTCAATGACTTCCGGTTCTGTCGGCTGCTCACAACTGAACAGCACGAACAGAATTAGAATGAAACTAAGC from Oceanispirochaeta sp. encodes the following:
- a CDS encoding DEAD/DEAH box helicase family protein, with the translated sequence MKLRKHQQEMSDLCDRINNGEPIREIICDVTPGGGKTGLGIIAAKKLTRGFCDKVAVFVPRNTLKYQFESDMIDPFFESDRTIRAADNTPDPSRGLDGFSTTYQGLSSNPESMINDFEKHKYIKICDEFHHISDDGEWEKPLNVLRDLSKLNIYMTGTAFRQKDRISFLPYGDNGYLDRRETPYRKFLTYTRTDALEENAIVPIEFETIDGSGRYRKNDKIISFNTIEHKDLEAALKSDYAFQLIDHGLDKFMTFRKYNPDAKMIIVGRDIATTQLYCDHVNKRINSNSVSSDDKDSVDIINRFKAGEFPVLCGTGIPYEGLNVPDCSDMVALTHIRSISWLSQMTARAVRVTPWKTIARITAPADPEFLQFMSALINEQEQICGSSEEDERNKKGKGTPKHGIEIIQGSAHIPPSAKEKIVREELNLRINRYISEQSTKIINGKKTFVHTESMTRRKILWYRIYIKIGRKCQLKEMTMPEMDLALNLIIDLTSK